In Atribacterota bacterium, the sequence TTAGTTGTAAAATCATTTTAGTTATCTATTCGACCTTTTACTTCTAAAACTAATTTTGCTATGAAGGGATTGACAAACAATTCTTTTCATTTTAAACACTCAAGTTAGCTTTTTGACTCATTTGAAACTTCTATGTTCTCAACTTTTTTCTTAAAGATCAGCATATAAATCCAACCAATAAGGAAACTACCGATAATACCGGCAATAACATTAAAGCCCCAAAGCATCCATCCCCAGTTACCCAGGATTAGGTCACCCAATAAGGCACCAATGGCAGCACCTACTACTCTATTCCAGTAACCTCCCTTGATTTCTATAGCTTTAAAGATACTCTGTAACAACCATGCTATTATAAGTGCTATTACTGCAAGAATAATTACATACATTATTATTTACTCCTCCTTTCAGCTTTATTCCCCTTCATAGCAGGAAATTCTTTGAACTTTTATTCAAATGAATATAAGTTCATTTTTATTAAAAATTTTTTACCTTATCTTATTAGCTAATCGGCAAATAAAATCAATATTTTCTTCCCGGTCCTCCGGATATTTACGGGCAAAATCATGCATAGCAAGAATCAACAGACGAATAGACCTTTCTTTGTCCTTTTCCGACATTTCTATTATGTGCTTTTTTTCTTCTGCACGATAAATCAGAGAGCTCATCAGCATTAACAGATGGGCTCTAAGGTTATCAATCACCTCATGATTGATTTTGTCCCTCATTAATTCCCGACTGAATCCCTGGAGTCTCACTACTTCATCATAAAATGCAGAAATAAACTCATGGGTATTTCCATCTCTTTCAATTATGCTTTCCAGTGTCACATAAGTTTGATCAAAAACTTTCTTAAAAACACTTATAAAAAAATCC encodes:
- a CDS encoding helix-turn-helix domain containing protein; protein product: MTKIIDKLEEKVNEAAFRLFAEKGYSRVTMKMIAEDVGISVGTLYNYYSNKQDFFISVFKKVFDQTYVTLESIIERDGNTHEFISAFYDEVVRLQGFSRELMRDKINHEVIDNLRAHLLMLMSSLIYRAEEKKHIIEMSEKDKERSIRLLILAMHDFARKYPEDREENIDFICRLANKIR